TGCTTCATTTTTTGCATGATTGAACCCAACCAAACTCTATGCACTTGCACCACTCAATGCCTCAAAGAATGCATCTTTCCATCTCTTCCTGGAACCATGGCGGCTATTGATCATCCGCATACACAAAACCTTGGTTATTGCAAGCTTGGTTGTGCCACTTCTCTATGTTCTAACATCAGCAAAGCACACGATCCTGGTATGCACACATACATTATGCATACATACATTCGAATACACTAATTATTGTTAACATTTTTCTTTTTGTATAGATGGAAAGAATGTGGAGAGCTGTGTTGGGTCATGTACAAACAAGTGCACCATGAGTTACACATCTTCATCACCTTAGCTGTCAAAAAGTACACAACACTTGTTACAATTGATTTCTTGTTTCGGATTGAAATGTATTGTTATAAATTGTTGTATTTTTATGTGTCACATATCGTTGTATAAGTCATTGTCGTCATGTTGTTTTGAATCCGGAGATGCAAATTTAAGAGTTTTGAAACGTGTTGTCTTGATCACTTTGAATTCCATCATGAAGTTAATCCTTTGGTTGGGTTAATGTGAGGATATGTGTCATTTGAAAAGAaactgagaagaaaaagaagaaacaaTATAATAGTAGAAGAATAAATAGTTTATAACTTCCATTAATTATTTTCTGTCATTGTGTAGGCAAAAATACTTTATACTACACATCTAAAAATATATCTTACACATATCGAAATTTATCATACATCTTatcctacacatatcaaaattcgCATTCACCGTATATCAGGTTGCCTTAGAAGATTATATTTTAAAATAAGTTACAAGTTTAATCGGTTAACTAATTTAGAGGAATATAATAAATTGATTAAAAAAATAACATTAAATATACGTATTAAATTACAAAAATTTTCTTTTCATTTGAAGTCTTTATTGAAGTTTTTAGTAGTTATTTAGGCCATAGGGTGTGGCTTAGCGCCACCCTGCCACCTAGACAACTATAGCGCCCCAGGGCGCCATCAGCCACCCCCCGACCACCATGGAGGGGGCGTTATCCACCCTCCGCTAGCACGCTAACGCCAGAAATGGCTTTGAAGGTGAGGCCCAttattttcaaccaatcaaatctcttctctttaatttttttttttgtattttgtttaatagggggtTTTAAAGGGGCTTTAAACAattgcatgcaagttaaaggAAGGGGCTTTAAAACCCACTATGTGACGCGGCATTGACGTGAGGCTGAGGTGGCGTGACAAAGCCCCTAGGGGTTTTATACCACACCCTGTAGCCTTATAAAGTTGGATggaataatattatattattattgtaTATTGTCGTTACTTGACCCGTGAACTGCTTCTTGTGAATGACACAATTTGACAGCATGTGATTGACTCAATAATCCACAAAACGCACGGGCATGGTTTCTGTAGgaaatcattttctttttcctttttccAAACCACAAACTCAACTAACATAATAAAATTATAGTTATAATAAACACGATTGTAAATGGGTAAAGCCAACTCGAGCTCAGACTCAACTATGCTCAACCAAGTACGAGTTCGAATAGGTAGTTTAATAGGCCTTCTTACACGTAGATGTTGGCTCGAGCTTGACTTCGAGAAAGACTAGCATTTATGTATACTTAGCCAAGTAAGAGTTTGAATAGATGGTTCAACCACAAAGATCGAGCACCAAATCTATTATAGTTGAAGCTTATTTGGTTATGCTCTATTGCTTGTTAATTATTGGTTTGAAGTTAAAAAGGttatataaacttattttataaatattatttaaaagTTAAAAGTAGCCAATGAAACCATCATACAAAGCTATTTTGGGAGAACTGGACCAATCTCAAGTATTATCAAATAGTATAAAAATCTAAGCAATTACAACAATCAACGCTTGATGTACAAGACCCAAACATTATTACAAATAGAAATTCAGCTAAAGGCAAGGCAGAAGCCTGAgtgaaaactgaaaacaccaTGACAATGTGATAAATCGTCGCCTCCCACATCTATAAGCAGCAGCCATTATAAAATGTCTTATAAATCACAGTAAAAATCGCCTCAAAAAGAATATTCATAAAACACTTTTAAAGAGAGGTAACTAATTCACTCGCTACTGAACTCAAGTCTGTATTATATGTTCTCGATAACAAAATTCGGTGGGCCCTACAAAATTACACCATGTTCATATCAGACAGTCGATCATCCTGCGTTCGCCCCGTCTCTCAATACCTGCAAACGAGCGCTTCAGTGAGAAGTCGTGAATAAGAAGAATATTTACTGTTGCTGGTAACATGAGCAGAAAGGCTGAATAACCAAACCATAACCGAACCAACTGAGAAAGTGATGGTCGTTATACATGTTTACGTAATCAGATCAATATATATTTCTTTATTTATACTATAAAGATTAAAATGCCagtttcgtccctgaggtttggccagttttgcgactttcgtccaaaggtttgtttttccgcatcttgATACAAAagttttgaaatcttgccattttcatccggctcgttaactccattttTTTCTGTTTAGTCGGAGGTATTTTCGTCtcttttgttaacttaaagggcaattcggtatTTTAAATACTTGTACATAATGCTAAATGCTTGGGAAAACGGAGAAAAAGACGAATTTACCCCTGACTTAAAGGAGaaaaatggatggggttaacaagacagatgaaaatggcaaaatttcaaaccttttccaaataccgaaaaataaacctttggacgaaagtcgcaaacctggccaaacctcagggatgaaaatggtATTTTACTCTACTATAAAATATATACACATTTATCATACATACAAATATATTTGCTCATACCTCACTCTTCATCATCCTCGTTGCCATTAACAAGAACAGCACCATCTGTAGAATCGTTATCCATTGCAACAACTTCTTGACTTTCGTTTTCAGTCACTTGTTGACCGTCAACAAATTCCTCCTCGTCTCCATTCTGTTCCGCACCCTGTGCCAGAAAGTTGACGAAAACAATGTAAAAACTAAAGCTTAAAGAAATCAAATATAAGAtgtattaaatataaaaaaaaatgtacTTCATGATCCAACTCTCCATTTTCCAATGTTTCCTCGTCTTCCaattgcatgtttctgaattTCTCCACTAGGGTGATATGCGGTCTATCAATACAGTTCACATACTCTTCTGCTGGAGGGTAACTATCCCTGCAGAAAAAAAATTGGAGTAATGTTATTGTCATCATGACATCATGCATCAGTTTGGTTTTTAAAAGCGTGAGATGTTTAGGTCCCAAAAGCCGACGCCAGATCTTCATGTGTGTGAGGCGTTGCTCTATATACAACCAAATAAGCTTTATGTACAACCAAATACGCTTTATGTACAACCAAATAAGCTTTATCTCCCTCAACTCTTGTACATATCAGCATTGTACAGACCCCAATGTTAACCAACTTTGACCCAAATGCGCATGAAGCACCGCCTTAAGACCATGTGTTTTCTAGATTGCCTCGATCTTCAGTCAtgcgttttttttttctaaaaccaaaTGCATCAGATtttatgcagttaatatcggtgatattaGGTTATGGGTCCCCATttaaaatatcggtaccgatattatcggcgatattgaccaaTATTCGACCAATATATCTCTGATTTTCCagatatcagtacctttcttcttagttctaccattcgtctttcttcttattggtGCTATTAGTATTTTAAGTTTTAACTGTTAACTGTTAGTGTTaaatattagtgttttaagtcttaatttgttactggtaggagagtatactgaattgttagtgttaaattgccatatatatataaattctgcatgatatttaaattaccgatatcccaccacgataacctatatttcaaatataggtccttgaccgatatccggtttttttaccgcattaactgcatagatcAGTTTCTTGAAAATCATATGAAAAAGGACAGCAAATGAAACCTTGTCTCCGCAGCCTTTGCCGCAACCTCAAGTGCAATTTGCCAGTCTTCGAACATATTCGGGTACTCTTCAGGATCTGCTAAAGATTCTGCAGCTTTCTGGTTAACCTGCACTTAATCGGTTTGATTATCATTGTAACGATATAGTTTTCTTAATCAAGTTTAAACTTCAACTCTATTTACCTTGTTAAGGTCTTTTCTCCAAAGGGCAACAATTTCAGAAACCTTGCCGGGAAGATAAGACCGTGCCATTAGAGCAGCTTCAGGTATCCGGTTACTGCAAGGGTAGTTAATTTCAGAAACCGAATATTAGGGTTTTGACTTCGTATGGATTTGGATTGATTTATGAAATAGGATAAATGATTAATTAACCTGTCAATTAACAGCTGCAGGCAGTCTTCTAATTTACccaacataaacaaacaagcaAATGCCACGTTGTTCTTTCCGTTTTCTTTTGCAAGTGATGCAAGTTTTGCTATTTCTTCTGCATCTCCTAAAGAAGAATAAAGGAGCAATAGACCGCTCAAATCGTTTGCATGCTTCAGACAATCCTCTGCCATTTCCAACTGCAATGAGCCGAATATTGTTAATTATGATTCCAATATACGTGTACTGATGTACATATAGAATTTAGAATGAGAATTAGAATTATAGAAAATATAAACAAACAAGCAAATACCATTCCGGCAGACATGGCTAATTCACCCAATTGCTTCCATTTCGACTCGCTTTCTGCTACTAACGCAATATCCTGTATGCATATTATAGTACCATTCAGATAATAGAAGTTTTGTAATCAATTCTAGTCATCTACtatgtattttatatatatatatatatatataggggaaggttcaaatgaaaaccactagttattgtgaaaactcgaaaactaattaaaaaaagccaaaaaaacatacaaaaaaaatttttttttaattttttttttgcaatcaaaatttcgcaggttttttaatataaaaaaaaatttgtgtagtgcacatgtgtaatacttttttttttgaaaaaaagttttttttatatataaaaactagcgatttttataaaaaaaattgaaaaaaaaaaatttgtgtgttttttaggctttttttagttagttttcgagttttcacaataaaagtggttttcatttgaaccatcccctatatatatatatatatatatatatatatatatatatatatatatataacatttgtttttttttgtctCTTATTTCTTgtctttttttgtttgttttttttattttctaccGTCAACATTCAGCATTGTCAGTTACACAGTTACACCCCTTAGCTTTataaaaacttggtaaaatatcattttgatcccccctcgagttttacgtgcttatttttatgtcagtgggtcaaatataatacgttttcatgcttACTTTATGTATGTTTTCGGTTGGTCTACGTGATGTCGTCATGTcatatataatacgttttcactaAGCGGTATATAAGttcgagttactttacgtttcaaCGCCGCCACAACGCGCGGTACCATTCTTTAATTTATTATAAAAAAGAATTTGACAAAAAGCGTCCAAAGGACTATTACCTTTGCAATCTCAAGTTTACCGAGCTGAATGGCCAGCTCAAATCTATAGTCAGGATCTGTAGCAACTTCCATGGCCTCTTCAACCATGCCGCGTGATTCCAGAAAACGTGCAACACTATAAAAGCAACATTAAGACGAAATAATTATACAATTTGATGAAGACAGAAGAGGATACTTGAACTCTTACCTGTTATGATGCTCCTTTGGAATAGAGGGTAAAACTCCATTAGCCCGTTCTATGTCTCCACGCATCACAAGGGTCTTATACTCGATTAAGGTGAGAAGCAAAGTGTATCCAATGACACTAAAATGTTAATCCAAAAAAAAATATCAGCAGCGATACTAAGAACAGTTTTTAATACTTTTTATCTACGTTAACAGTGTAAGACCAACTCACTTGAATTCTTTGTCAATGAGATAAACTCTGCTCTGATTAGCTAGATATCCTAGAAGATACATAGGCCGATCCAAATGAAACATGGTGGTTACCTGTAAACAGATGTGATATCAATTACCAATCTATAATGTTAGTCAAACGGTCAAACCATGCAAATACAAATGTTCTGATTTGATACCTCGCCACCAACACAGTAGTTGAGTCTCCATGAAGCATTAGTGTATATGAAACAGTCACCGACCCACAATCCAGTTCTAACTCTTTCATCTACTTCATACAGAATTTCGAACGAATCTTCAACACCTTGCTCGTCTACAGGTCTTCCACTATCCAGATGTGCTGACACTACATCGCGCTGCAACATGAcgatatttattaatattatgtTAATCACATTTTTGCACAAACATATACAGAGATGAAAAataaaagagtaaagtacacgggtGGTCCCTGTAGTTtactaaaattttggatttggtccctagctttccaaaagtatacggatggtccctgtggttttgcactttgtaacgcattggTCCCCAACCaacaaaattttggatttggacCAAATACGTTACAAaaagcaaaccacagggaccatccatgtacttatGGAAAaggttggggactaaatgcgttacaaagtgcaaaccacaaaaGCCATCTGTGTACATTTAGAAAGCTAGGGATCAAATCTGAAATTTTGGTAAACcgcagggaccatccgtgtactttactcaaaaTAAAAGTAGATGTATATATAGTAGGATTAAAGTAAGCATCTGTAGATAAGGGTCTTACATTGTATTTTAGCACATAGAATGATGAATCGCTGGAAATTGCCACCAAATCACCGCTATCTGCCCAGTATAGGTTCTAAAAATGAAGAAAAATGAAAAGAAGctaaatggttacaaaagtggtAATACAGTGACATTCAAGCCAAAAAAGATAAGGTTCGTGGTTCGTAATTCTATACTTTGACATTAACATCAATCCGCTGAATCAATCTGCACTCAGCCCAATCATAAAAGCATATAAAATCATTTGAGCACATCGCTAATAAAGATCCACCATATATGCGCTCAGCTGAAAATGTTGGTCGGATACTCTTCTTTTCCTGATTAACACAAAAAAATGGTATAATGTCACAACATGGTTATATATATTCAACAACGAGGGCATATTGGTCACTGATAAAAATATTACCTGGAAAGATTTATTGAAAATCTTGACTTTAGATGTGCTCTCCCTAACAGCATATTCACCATCTGTGGACCAGACGAATTCCAATGCAGACCCGAAGGATCTATTTCTCCATGCTAAAGCTGTATATATGATGTATTCACCGTCACCACAGACAACAACGAACCGCCCATTTGGGTTGTGCTTTAAGCTCTGAACAGAAGGGCAAGGAAAACAAACGCATAATCAACATTGTGACAAAGCAACAACTTACAAATTATTATCATGTATTAATTTTAATGAATCATTCATGTTTGGTATGTTCTTTGACCAAAAGAAAATAGCCCTCCGATATGATGTATACATGAGAGTTCAATCATGACCATAACTTACCGTTAAATGTGGTGAGAGGAGTGAATCAACCGCGTTGGATATATGGTCAAAATGGGTTCAGGTTGAAACTTTCAACCGGTCATTTATTTTTACAGGTTAATTTCGGTCGACCCGTAAACACTTCTTATCCAATTTTTATTTCTCAGTGAATAACTAATGCCCTAATCAtgataatataaaaatttactacaATAATTATCTATGAATCccatagttatcgatagcgaaAAGTGACAAATTGCGACAAGATACCTACATGCTACGTAGTGAAAGCGACGAAATGGTGCTCGCTATTTCGTGTTTAGCGGTAAGGTAGTTAAAAAatcaagaaataaaaaaaatagctatttataatttttatatatgtatataatgttaattttaaactttttatgtAAAAATTTTCAAGCGACCAAATGTAAACTAGTAAAAaatagagggggttaaatgttaaaatacacaAACTAATTTTATACTTTTTAAGTTTTATATGCATATTTTTACAATTGTAGGGACTAAatgtaaactagtgaaagatGGAGGGGTCAAATGTTAAAATCCATAAAGTTGTATAACCCTAAAAGGCTAAAACGCAAGAAACGCAGCCACTCTCCATCTTCTTCTGGTTTCCAGCAGGTTTCCGGCAGAAATTGCAGCACCGGAGCCGGAATTCATCGTCAGAATCCCGCTATAATCACTTCACGAGTTCACGCTATGAAGTCGCTAATTAATAGATTGTGAGATGTGGGCAACATGGTATGAAGGCTCGAATGCTCGATAGCAAACGCTATCTTCGCTATCGAAAACTATGAAATATCCTAAATCTCTAAATAAAACGATTTAGGATGTTGTATGCCTTTAAACTCATCAACCCATTCATAAAGAAATAGGTTGGAATTTCCACCTCTACTTACCATGTATCTGATGCATCATCTCTTTCTTTTGTTTGAACTTCTAAACTTTAACGAAAGCTATATAATAAAACAAGCATAACTTACTTGTGGGTACATATCACACGTTCCCAACTCTTTGACTGCTAAAGGCAACCTCTCTCCATCGGAAACCTGAGAAGCAAAGAGAGCCATAAATTCGATTTCACAAAGAACCAAGAAAGaaacgttttttttttaacttttgtagGACAATCAAAGCCAAACCTCATAATCAGCCCCCACGCTCTTGATGTTAACAGTCTGAATTTCATTATGTTTAGACCATATAACTTTTCCACTATTATCCATACTAACGACAGGTTCCTCACGACCAATTTTCACCATTATGGTCCCTTCATCATATCCGATGACGACCCTGTACAGTAGAACAAGATATTAAAATGAGTTGGTTATGAACTTTAtgataaaaagagtaaaatgtcatttttgtcCCTGACTACTGAGGTTTGAccaattttgcgactttcgtccaaaggtttgtttttccgcatctggatccaaaaggtttgaaatcttgccattttcatccgctcgttaactccatccatttttatTTGTTAAGTCAGTGGTATTTCCgtcctttttgttaacttaaaggggaattcggtctttttcactttatgtaaaaagacttATTGcccctgaaaaagaccgaattgccctttaagttaacaaaaggACTTAACGAataaaaatggatggagttaacgagccggatgaaaatggcaaagatttcaaaccttttggatcctgatgcgaaaaaacaaacctttggacgaaagtcacaaaactggccaaacctcagggacaataAGTCATTTGCCTCTAAAAAAGAAATACAGCAGAATATCCACCAAGTAAACAGACCAGCCTTGAATGATTA
The sequence above is drawn from the Helianthus annuus cultivar XRQ/B chromosome 12, HanXRQr2.0-SUNRISE, whole genome shotgun sequence genome and encodes:
- the LOC110906165 gene encoding thionin-like protein 2; translation: MEMKGFLKFVLVLVMGMVLVSVCSGDVDSFRDCYAKCFIFCMIEPNQTLCTCTTQCLKECIFPSLPGTMAAIDHPHTQNLGYCKLGCATSLCSNISKAHDPDGKNVESCVGSCTNKCTMSYTSSSP
- the LOC110904575 gene encoding coatomer subunit beta'-2, producing the protein MPLRLDIKRKLAQRSERVKSVDLHPTEPWILTSLYSGTVNIWDYQAQTVAKSFEVTELPVRSAKFIARKQWVVAGADDMFIRVYNYNTMDKVKVFEAHTDYIRCVAVHPTLPYVLSSSDDMLIKLWDWEKSWFCTQIFEGHSHYVMQVTINPKDTNTFASASLDRTIKIWNLGSPDPNFTLDAHLKGVNCVDYFTGGDKPYLITGSDDHTAKVWDYQTKACVQTLEGHTHNVSAVCFHPELPIIITGSEDGTVRIWHSTTYRLENTLNYGLERVWAVGYMKGSRRVVIGYDEGTIMVKIGREEPVVSMDNSGKVIWSKHNEIQTVNIKSVGADYEVSDGERLPLAVKELGTCDMYPQSLKHNPNGRFVVVCGDGEYIIYTALAWRNRSFGSALEFVWSTDGEYAVRESTSKVKIFNKSFQEKKSIRPTFSAERIYGGSLLAMCSNDFICFYDWAECRLIQRIDVNVKNLYWADSGDLVAISSDSSFYVLKYNRDVVSAHLDSGRPVDEQGVEDSFEILYEVDERVRTGLWVGDCFIYTNASWRLNYCVGGEVTTMFHLDRPMYLLGYLANQSRVYLIDKEFNVIGYTLLLTLIEYKTLVMRGDIERANGVLPSIPKEHHNSVARFLESRGMVEEAMEVATDPDYRFELAIQLGKLEIAKDIALVAESESKWKQLGELAMSAGMLEMAEDCLKHANDLSGLLLLYSSLGDAEEIAKLASLAKENGKNNVAFACLFMLGKLEDCLQLLIDSNRIPEAALMARSYLPGKVSEIVALWRKDLNKVNQKAAESLADPEEYPNMFEDWQIALEVAAKAAETRDSYPPAEEYVNCIDRPHITLVEKFRNMQLEDEETLENGELDHEGAEQNGDEEEFVDGQQVTENESQEVVAMDNDSTDGAVLVNGNEDDEE